In Lentisphaerota bacterium, the DNA window TCATGCTTCAGCAAAACGACGGTGCCACCAATGATGCGGAAATCAACATCCGTATGCGGAGCGATCCCCAGGTAATCACGAATGCGCGCCGGTATTGTCACCTGTCCTTTTGTG includes these proteins:
- a CDS encoding AbrB/MazE/SpoVT family DNA-binding domain-containing protein; this encodes MKLTTKGQVTIPARIRDYLGIAPHTDVDFRIIGGTVVLLKHEEPPGGRNRFSALRGVLKGTRTTQEWMQATRGE